A single genomic interval of Aphidius gifuensis isolate YNYX2018 linkage group LG6, ASM1490517v1, whole genome shotgun sequence harbors:
- the LOC122859262 gene encoding LOW QUALITY PROTEIN: sushi, von Willebrand factor type A, EGF and pentraxin domain-containing protein 1 (The sequence of the model RefSeq protein was modified relative to this genomic sequence to represent the inferred CDS: substituted 1 base at 1 genomic stop codon), whose protein sequence is MVVESYTENNMSITMTGRHHDRYWLGLASLDDLRTNTLESAAGMLVSQYAGFWASKQPNPKSGECVDVAVTDDQQQQSWELTTCESLLPFMCRANACPAGSFHCSNGKCINSAFKCDKQDDCGDYSDEIDCSNNCQYYMASSGDVVESPNYPHKYTPLSNCKWTLEGPQGHNILLQFQEFETEKSFDIVQILVGGRTEEKSVNLATLSGKQELSNKLFVSASNFMIIKFSTDGSVERKGFRASWKTEPQKCGGVLRATSQGQILNSPGYPQNYPGGLECLYIIQAQPGRIISLEIEDLDLEMNRDYILVRDGDTPMSKPIARLTGKKHDNPNVIMSTSNNLYLYFKTSLGDSKKGFNIRYSQGCRATIISMNGTIQSPSFGLNEYPNNQECLYRVKNPKGSPLSLKFINFNVHNTDFVQVYDGSNTNGLRLHSGDGFTSNTKPKITLTAESGEMLVRFVSDALKSSAGWQAEFSSDCPVLTAGDGALASSRDTAFGTIVTFSCPLGQEFATGKTKILTECLPGGNWSITYIPKCQEVYCGPVPQIDNGFSIGSSNVTYRGLATYQCYAGFAFPTGRPIEKISCLADGRWEKKPSCLASQCAPLPDAPNSNMTILNGGGRSYGTIVRFECEPGYVRSGHPVILCMSNGTWSDNVPTCTRAKCTILPIVQNGIVVDTNRDYYYGDEARVQCNRGYKLTGLNIITCGDNQLFQNVPICEDINECASSQCDLASTECINSPGAFSCKCKSGFSPTMECRPIGDLGLINGGISDDSITVSSSENGYTKNGIRLNHGDGWCGNSIEPGTNWVMIDMKSPTIIRGFRTQVVARSDGNIAFTSAVRIQYTDNLTDIFRDYTNPDGTPVEFRIVEPTLSVLNLPVPIETRYIKFRIQDYVGAPCVKLEIMGCTRLECSDINECSINNGGCQQKCINNPGSYSCMCNNGYELYKQNGTAGFNIGKSENGERDGDLYQRNKTCVPVMCTNLSAPDNGKILSTKEKYHYGDIVKFQCNFGYVLAGSTTVHCTSSGVWNGTTPECQFAKCVSLPDDKNEGLSVLRNDETSVLVPFSQNVTLKCGSNGKSLRNTVTSDFRQCVYDPKPGLPDYWLSGAQPGCPRADCGKPLPTPGAEYGQYDDTKYQSSFFFGCQDTFKLAGQTNRHDNVVRCQANGVWDFGDLRCEGPVCEDPGRPSDGVQISRSYEQGSEVQFSCSRPGYILINPRPIQCLREPECKVVKPLGIASGRIPDSLINATSERSNYEAKNVRLNSVTGWCGKQESFSYISVNLGKVYRVKAILVKGVVTNDIVGRPTEIRFFYKQSEEENYVVYFPNFNLTMRDPGNYGELAMITLPKYVQAKHVILGVVSYMENPCLKFELMGCEEPKIEPLLGYDYGFSPCVDNEPPVFQNCPQQPIVVQKGLDGGLLPVNFTEPTAIDNSGSIARLEVKPHNFKTPIRIFQDTVVKYVAFDYDGNVAICEINITVPDLTPPKLSCPQSYVIELTDHQDKYSVNFNETRSRINATDSSGPVKIIYLPERSIIPIGGFENVTVYAVDSSGNRASCHFQVSVQATPCVDWELKPPANGITKCVPGNLNMKSCTATCKSGYRFTDGALKKSFTCDPINKWSPASVVPDCVSENTQQADYHFIVSVIYRANGALHRSCVPQYQDLLAQSYNKLNAALTHRCSAVDVNMNVSFIRSIPLLMEENLLKIDFVLTIVPAVKQTQLYDSCGQTLSIVFDLSVPHNTDSIDSLLNVLSIGNQCPPLKALKSTTSRDFTCSIGEVLNMDTNDVPRCLHCPAGTFAAEKQKTCTPCEKGYYQNSDRQGSCLSCPFGTYTKETGSKNIDDCIPVCGYGTYSPTGLVPCLECPRNSYSGQPPTGGYKDCQTCPAGTFTYQPSAPGKDRCRAKCAPGTYSDTGLAPCVVCPKNFYQAQHGATTCIECPTNMFTDKSNSAGREECKLVQCGDSACYNNGLCVPMGHETQCLCPAGFSGRKCEIDIDECASQPCYNGATCTDLPQGYRCKCPTGYSGINCQDEKSDCNNDTCPERAMCKDEPGYNNYTCLCRSGYTGVDCDITINPCTASGNPCNNGATCVPLQQGRFKCDCLPGWEGQSCEINTNDCAERPCLLGANCTDLVNDFNCDCPSGFTGKRCHEKIDLCSGNPCLNGICIDKLFIHQCICHPGWTGSACEININECSNKPCKNNGQCFDGIDEYTCICEPGFTGQQCQHTINYCSSEPCQHGGSCIDQLESFICKCRPGYVGLQCEAEINECLSDPCNPVGTDHCQDLDNNYICHCRKGYTGDACEINIDDCKSEPCLNGATCLXMCDGIYIGMCQNHPCQNDADCVNLFQDFFCVCPSGTDGKQCETAPERCIGNPCMHNGRCQDFGSGLNCTCPDDYTGIGCQYEYDACQDGACKNGATCMDNGAGFTCVCPPGYTGKTCEDDIIDCKENSCPPSATCIDLTGKFFCQCPFNLTGDDCRKTIQVDYDLYFTDTTRSSVSQVIPFFTGGQKSLTVAMWVQFTQKDEAGIFFTLYSVSSSYVPTNRRPMIQAHSNGVQVSLFNDLQDVYLPFREYATINDGQWHHVAVVWNGENGGELILITEGLIASKTEGYGSGRNLPPYGWTVLGKPRSENTKGYTESGFQGHLTKVQIWSRALHVTNEIQKQVRDCRTEPVLYQGLVLTWAGYDESFGGVERIVPSHCGQRICPPGYGGSKCQQLEADKISPKVEHCPGDLWVIAKNGSSIVTWDEPRFSDNVGVVKIQEKSGHRSGQTLLWGTYDISFVAYDQAGNSAGCNFKVYVLADFCPQLNDPVGGTQQCKDWGSGGQFKVCEINCNQGLRFSQQVPKFYTCGAEGFWRPTNDPTLPIVYPACTLSNSAQRVFRIKMNFPTSVLCNEAGQGVLKQKVRNAVNSLNRDWNFCSYSFEGTRECKDLKIDVQCDHRVRTTREVNEDDGGTYIISADVPAESDPIQNSNSNDRANVQNLLEKLILEENQFDVHDILPNTVPDPASLILQSDYACPIGQVVMAPDCVPCAIGSYYDESSRTCQPCPVGTYQSESGQLKCSSCPVIAGRSSVTIGSGARSAADCKERCPAGKFYDDNDGLCRSCGHGFYQPNEGSFSCLLCGLGKTTRTAEAVSHEECRDECGSGQQLAAEGKCEPCPKGTYRSQGVQAACQACPLGRTTPNIGSSAVEECSLPVCEPGTYLNGTLNQCLQCKKGTYQSETQQTFCIPCPPNTSTQNLAAKNKDECTNPCEMNGKDMHCDSNAYCLLIPETSDFKCECKPGYNGTGTNCTDVCTDYCDNEGTCIKDLRGQPSCRCSGSFTGKHCEEKSEFFYVMGGIAGGVIIIIFIVLLVWMICVRSTRKREPKKMITPATDQNGSQVNFYYGAPTPYAESIAPSHHSTYAHYYDDEEDGWEMPNFYNETYMKESLHNGGKMNSLARSNASIYGTKDDLYDRLKRHAYSGKKDKSDSDSEGQ, encoded by the exons AGAATTTGAAACTGAAAAAAGTTTTGATATTGTACAAATTCTTGTTGGTGGTAGAACTGAAGAAAAATCAGTTAATTTAGCAACATTATCTGGTAAACAAGAAttaagtaataaattatttgtatcagcatcaaattttatgattattaaatttagtaCTGATGGATCTGTTGAAAGAAAAGGTTTTCGTGCATCATGGAAAACTGAGCCACAAAAATGTGGTGGTGTATTACGTGCAACATCACAAggacaaatattaaattcaccTGGTTATCCACAAAATTATCCAGGTGGTTTAGAATGTCTGTATATTATACAAGCACAACCAGGACGTATAATATCACTTGAAATTGAAGATTTAGATTTAGAAATGAATCGTGATTATATACTTGTACGTGATGGTGATACACCAATGAGTAAACCAATAGCAAGATTAACTGgtaaaaaacatgataatcCAAATGTTATTATGTCaacaagtaataatttatatttatattttaaaacatcatTGGGTGATTCAAAAAAAGGTTTTAATATACGTTATAGTCAAGGTTGTCGtgcaacaataatatcaatgaatgGAACAATACAATCACCATCATTTGGTTTAAATGAATATCCAAATAATCAAGAATGTCTTTATCGTGTTAAAAATCCAAAAGGTAGtccattatcattaaaattcataaattttaatgtacaTAATACGGATTTTGTACAAGTTTATGATGGCTCAAATACAAATGGTTTACGTTTACATTCTGGTGATGGTTTTACATCAAATACAAAaccaaaaataacattaactGCTGAAAGTGGAGAAATGCTTGTTAGATTTGTATCAGATGCATTAAAAAGTTCAGCTGGTTGGCAAGCTGAATTTTCATCAGATTGTCCAGTATTAACAGCTGGTGATGGTGCACTTGCAAGTAGTCGTGATACAGCATTTGGTACAATTGTTACATTTTCATGTCCACTTGGACAAGAATTTGCAACtggtaaaacaaaaatattaactgaaTGTTTACCTGGTGGTAATTGGTCAATAACATATATACCAAAATGTCAAGAAGTTTATTGTGGACCAGTACCACAAATTGATAATGGTTTTTCAATTGGTTCATCAAATGTAACATATCGTGGTCTTGCAACATATCAATGTTATGCAGGTTTTGCATTTCCAACTGGTAgaccaattgaaaaaatatcatgtttaGCTGATGGTAGATGggaaaaaaaaccatcatgTTTAGCATCACAATGTGCACCGCTACCTGATGCACCAAATTCAAATATGACAATATTAAATGGTGGTGGTAGAAGTTATGGTACAATTGTACGTTTTGAATGTGAACCTGGTTATGTTAGATCTGGACATCCAGTTATTTTATGTATGAGTAATGGTACATGGTCTGATAATGTACCAACTTGTACACGTGCAAAATGTACAATATTACCAATTGTACAAAATGGCATTGTTGTTGATACAAATAgagattattattatggtGATGAAGCAAGAGTACAATGTAATCGTGGTTATAAATTAACtggattaaatattataacatgTGGtgataatcaattatttcaaaatgttCCAATATGTGAAGATATTAATGAATGTGCATCAAGTCAATGTGATTTAGCATCAACTGAATGTATTAATAGTCCTGGtgcattttcatgtaaatgTAAATCTGGTTTTTCACCAACAATGGAATGTCGTCCAATTGGTGATTTAGGTTTAATAAATGGTGGTATTTCTGATGATTCAATAACAGTATCAAGTTCAGAAAATGGTTATACTAAAAATGGCATTAGATTAAATCATGGTGATGGATGGTGTGGTAATTCAATTGAACCTGGTACAAATTGGGTTATGATTGATATGAAATCACCAACAATAATACGTGGTTTTAGAACACAAGTTGTTGCTAGAAGTGATGGTAATATTGCATTTACATCAGCAGTTAGAATACAATATACTGATAATTTAACTGATATATTTAGAGATTATACAAATCCAGATGGTACACCAGTTGAATTTAGAATTGTTGAACCAACTTTATCTGTATTAAATTTACCAGTACCAATTGAAACacgttatattaaatttagaatacaAGATTATGTTGGTGCACCATGTgttaaattagaaataatggGATGTACACGTTTAGAATGTTCTGATATTAATGaatgttcaataaataatggtGGTTGTCaacaaaaatgtattaataatcCTGGTAGTTATTCATGTATGTGTAATAATGGCTatgaattatataaacaaaatggtACAGCTGGTTTTAATATTGGTAAATCTGAAAATGGTGAAAGAGATGGTGATTTatatcaaagaaataaaacatGTGTACCAGTTATGTGTACAAATTTATCAGCACCAGATAAtggtaaaatattatcaacaaaagaaaaatatcattatggtgatattgttaaatttcaaTGTAATTTTGGATATGTATTAGCTGGTTCAACAACTGTACATTGTACATCAAGTGGTGTATGGAATGGTACAACACCAGAATGTCAATTTGCAAAATGTGTATCATTAcctgatgataaaaatgaggGTTTATCTGTATTAAGAAATGATGAGACAAGTGTATTGGTACCATTTAGTCAAAATGTAACACTTAAATGTGGTAGTAATGGTAAATCATTGAGAAATACAGTAACATCAGATTTTCGTCAATGTGTTTATGATCCAAAACCTGGTTTACCAGATTATTGGTTATCTGGTGCACAACCTGGTTGTCCACGTGCTGATTGTGGTAAACCATTACCAACACCAGGTGCTGAATATGGTCAATATGATGATACAAAATATCaatcatcatttttctttGGTTGTCAGGATACATTTAAACTTGCTGGACAAACAAATCGTCATGATAATGTTGTACGTTGTCAAGCAAATGGTGTATGGGATTTTGGTGATTTAAGATGTGAAGGACCAGTATGTGAAGATCCAGGAAGACCAAGTGATGGTGTACAAATATCAAGAAGTTATGAACAAGGATCTGAAGTACAATTTAGTTGTAGTAGACCtggttatatattaattaatccaAGACCAATACAATGTTTACGTGAACCAGAATGTAAAGTTGTTAAACCACTTGGTATTGCATCTGGACGTATACCagattcattaataaatgcaACATCTGAACGTTCAAATTATGAAGCTAAAAATGTTAGATTAAATTCTGTAACTGGTTGGTGTGGTAAACAAGaatcattttcatatattagtGTTAATCTTGGTAAAGTATATAGAGTTAAAGCAATTCTTGTAAAAGGTGTTGTTACAAATGACATTGTTGGTCGTCCAACTGaaatacgttttttttataaacaatctgaagaagaaaattatgttgtttattttccaaattttaatttaacaatgagAGATCCTGGTAATTATGGTGAACTTGCAATGATAACATTACCAAAATATGTACAAGCAAAACATGTTATATTGGGTGTTGTTAGTTATATGGAAAATCCATGtcttaaatttgaattaatggGTTGTGAAGAGCCAAAAATTGAACCATTACTTGGTTATGATTATGGTTTTTCACCATGTGTTGATAATGAACCACctgtttttcaaaattgtcCACAACAACCAATTGTTGTACAAAAAGGATTAGATGGTGGTTTATTACCAGTTAATTTTACTGAACCAACAGCAATTGATAATAGTGGTAGTATTGCTAGATTAGAAGTTAAAccacataattttaaaacaccaATTAGAATATTCCAAGATACTGTTGTCAAGTATGTTGCATTTGATTATGATGGTAATGTTGCAAtatgtgaaataaatataacagtACCAGATTTAACACCACCAAAATTAAGTTGTCCACAAAGTTATGTTATTGAACTTACTGATCATCAAGATAAATATTcagttaattttaatgaaacaaGATCAAGAATAAATGCAACAGATTCATCTGGACcagttaaaattatatatttacctgAAAGATCAATAATACCAATTGGTGGATTTGAAAATGTAACTGTTTATGCTGTTGATTCAAGTGGTAATAGAGCATCATGTCATTTTCAAGTATCTGTACAAGCAACACCATGTGTTGATTGGGAATTAAAACCACCAGCAAATGGTATTACAAAATGTGTCCctggtaatttaaatatgaaatcaTGTACTGCAACATGTAAATCAGGTTATCGTTTTACTGATGgtgcattaaaaaaatcatttacatgtgatccaataaataaatggtcacCAGCATCAGTTGTACCAGATTGTGTATCAGAAAATACACAACAAGctgattatcattttattgtaTCAGTTATTTATCGTGCAAATGGTGCATTACATCGTTCATGTGTACCACAATATCAAGATTTATTGGcacaatcatataataaattaaatgctgCATTAACACATCGTTGTTCAGCTGTTGATGTTAATATGAATGTATCATTTATACGTTCAATACCTTTATTAAtggaagaaaatttattaaaaatagattttgtATTAACAATTGTACCAGCAGTTAAACAAACTCAACTTTATGATTCTTGTGGTCAAACATTAAGTATTGTATTTGATTTATCTGTACCACATAATACTGATTCAattgattcattattaaatgtattatcaATTGGTAATCAATGTCCACCATTAAAAGcattaaaatcaacaacatcacGTGATTTTACATGTAGTATTGGTGAAGTATTAAATATGGATACAAATGATGTACCAAGATGTCTTCATTGTCCAGCTGGTACATTTGCtgctgaaaaacaaaaaacatgtACACCATGTGAAAAAGgttattatcaaaatagtGATCGTCAAGGTTCATGTTTAAGTTGTCCATTTGGTACATATACTAAAGAAACtggatcaaaaaatattgatgattgtATACCAGTATGTGGTTATGGTACATATTCACCAACTGGACTTGTACCATGTCTTGAATGTCCAAGAAATAGTTATTCTGGTCAACCACCAACTGGTGGTTATAAAGATTGTCAAACTTGTCCAGCAGGTACATTTACATATCAACCATCAGCACCAGGAAAAGATCGTTGTCGTGCTAAATGTGCACCTGGTACATATTCTGATACTGGTCTTGCACCATGTGTTGTATGtcctaaaaatttttatcaagcaCAACATGGTGCAACAACATGTATTGAATGTCCAACAAATATGTTTACTGATAAATCAAATTCAGCTGGTAGAGAAGAATGTAAACTTGTACAATGTGGTGATTCAGCATGTTATAATAATGGTCTTTGTGTACCAATGGGACATGAAACACAATGTTTATGTCCAGCTGGTTTTTCAGGAAGAAAATGtgaaattgatattgatgaatgtGCATCACAACCATGTTATAATGGTGCAACATGTACTGATTTACCACAAGGTTATCGTTGTAAATGTCCAACTGGTTATTCTGGTATAAATTGTCAAGATGAAAAATCTGATTGTAATAATGATACATGTCCAGAAAGAGCTATGTGTAAAGATGAACctggttataataattatacttgtCTTTGTCGTTCTGGTTATACTGGTGTTGATTgtgatataacaataaatccATGTACTGCTAGTGGTAATCCATGTAATAATGGTGCAACATGTGTACCATTACAACAAGGAAGATTTAAATGTGATTGTTTGCCTGGTTGGGAAGGACAAAGTTgtgaaataaatacaaatgattGTGCTGAACGTCCATGTTTACTTGGTGCAAATTGTACTGATCttgttaatgattttaattgtgATTGTCCATCTGGTTTTACTGGTAAACGTtgtcatgaaaaaattgatcttTGTTCTGGTAATCCATGTTTAAATGGTAtttgtattgataaattatttattcatcaatgtATATGTCATCCTGGTTGGACTGGTTCTGCttgtgaaataaatataaatgaatgttCAAATAAaccatgtaaaaataatggtCAATGTTTTGATGGTATTGAtgaatatacatgtatttgtGAGCCTGGTTTTACTGGACAACAATGTCaacatacaattaattattgttcatCTGAACCATGTCAACATGGTGGTTCATGTATTGATCAACTTGAAAGTTTTATATGTAAATGTCGTCCTGGTTATGTTGGTTTACAATGTGAAgctgaaataaatgaatgttTAAGTGATCCATGTAATCCAGTTGGTACTGATCATTGTCAAgatcttgataataattatatatgtcATTGTCGTAAAGGTTATACTGGTGATGCatgtgaaataaatattgatgattgtAAATCAGAACCATGTCTTAATGGTGCAACTTGTCTATAAATGTGTGATGGCATATACATTGGAATGTGTCAAAATCATCCATGTCAAAATGATGCTGATTGTGTTAATTTATTCCAAGACTTTTTCTGTGTATGTCCATCTGGAACAGATGGTAAACAATGTGAAACAGCACCAGAAAGATGTATTGGTAATCCATGTATGCATAATGGACGTTGTCAAGATTTTGGTTCTGGTCTTAATTGTACTTGTCCTGATGATTATACTGGTATTGGTTGTCAATATGAGTATGATGCATGTCAAGATGGTGCATGTAAAAATGGTGCAACATGTATGGATAATGGAGCTGGTTTTACATGTGTATGTCCACCAGGTTATACTGGTAAAACTTGTGaagatgatattattgattgtaAAGAAAATTCATGTCCACCATCAGCAACATGTATTGATTTAACTGGTAAATTTTTCTGTCAATGTCCATTTAATTTAACTGGTGATGATTGTAGAAAAACAATACAAGTTGattatgatttatattttactgatACAACAAGAAGTAGTGTATCACAAGTTATTCCATTTTTTACTGGTGGACAAAAAAGTTTAACTGTTGCAATGTGGGTACAATTTACACAAAAAGATGAAGctggtatattttttacactttACAGTGTTAGTTCATCATATGTACCAACAAATCGTAGACCAATGATTCAAGCACATAGTAATGGTGTacaagtatcattatttaatgatttacaAGATGTTTATTTACCATTTAGAGAATATGCAACAATTAATGATGGACAATGGCATCATGTTGCTGTTGTTTGGAATGGTGAAAATGGTGGTGAATTAATACTCATAACAGAAGGTTTAATTGCAAGTAAAACTGAGGGTTATGGAAGTGGAAGAAATTTACCACCATATGGATGGACAGTATTGGGTAAACCAAGAAGTGAAAATACAAAAGGTTATACTGAATCTGGTTTTCAAGGACATTTAACAAAAGTACAAATATGGTCTAGAGCATTACATGTTAcaaatgaaatacaaaaacaagTTAGAGATTGTAGAACAGAGCCTGTATTATATCAAGGACTTGTATTAACATGGGCTGGTTATGATGAAAGTTTTGGTGGTGTTGAAAGAATTGTACCATCTCATTGTGGTCAAAGAATATGTCCACCTGGTTATGGTGGTAGTAAATGTCAACAACTTGAAGCTGATAAAATATCACCAAAAGTTGAACATTGTCCTGGTGATTTATGGGTTATTGCTAAAAATGGTTCATCAATTGTAACATGGGATGAGCCACGTTTTTCTGATAATGTTGGTGTTgttaaaatacaagaaaaaagtGGTCATAGATCTGGTCAAACATTATTATGGGGAACATATGATATTAGTTTTGTTGCATATGATCAAGCTGGTAATTCAGCTGGTTGTAATTTTAAAGTATATGTACTTGCTGATTTTTGTCCTCAATTAAATGATCCAGTTGGTGGTACACAACAATGTAAAGATTGGGGATCTGGTGGACAATTTAAAGTTTgtgaaattaattgtaatcAAGGCTTGAGATTTTCACAACAAGTAcctaaattttatacatgtgGAGCTGAAGGTTTTTGGCGACCAACTAATGATCCAACATTACCAATTGTTTATCCAGCTTGTACATTATCAAATTCAGCACAAAGAgtatttagaattaaaatgaatttccCAACTTCTGTACTTTGTAATGAAGCTGGACAAGGTGTTCTTAAACAAAAAGTTAGAAATGCtgttaattcattaaatagaGATTGGAACTTTTGCTCTTATTCAtttgaag gtACACGTGAATGCAAAGATTTGAAAATTGATGTACAATGTGATCATAGAGTTCGTACAACAAGAGAAGTCAATGAAGATGATGGTGgtacatatataatttcaGCTGATGTTCCAGCAGAATC tgatccaattcaaaattcaaattcaaatgATCGTGCAAATGTACAGAATTTATTGGAAAAACTAATTCTCGAAGAAAATCAATTTGATGTTCATGATATTCTTCCAAATACTGTACCTGATCCAGCTTCTTTGATTCTACAATCTGATTATGCTTGTCCAATTGGACAAGTTGTTATGGCTCCTGATTGTG tTCCATGTGCAATTGGTAGTTATTATGATGAATCATCACGTACATGTCAACCTTGTCCAGTTGGTACATATCAAAGTGAATCTGGTCAGCTAAAATGTAGTAGTTGTCCAGTAATTGCTGGACGTTCAAGTGTAACAATTGGTTCAGGAGCAAGAAGTGCTGCTGATTGTAAAGAACGTTGTCCAGCTGgtaaattttatgatgataatgatggtcTTTGTCGTAGTTGTGGTCATGGTTTTTATCAACCAAATGAAGGAAGTTTTTCATGTTTACTTTGTGGTCTTGGTAAAACAACAAGAACAGCTGAAGCAGTATCACATGAAGAATGTCGTGATGAGTGTGGATCCGGTCAACAATTAGCTGCTGAAGGTAAATGTGAACCATGTCCAAAAGGTACATATCGTAGTCAAGGTGTACAAGCAGCATGTCAAGCATGTCCATTAGGTAGAACAACACCAAATATTGGTTCATCAGCTGTTGAAGAATGTTCATTACCAGTATGTGAACCAGGTACATATTTAAATGGTACACTTAATCAATGTTTACAATGTAAAAAAGGTACATATCAATCAGAAACACAACAAACATTTTGTATACCATGTCCACCAAATACAAGTACACAAAATTTAGCagctaaaaataaagatgaatGTACAAATCCATGTGAAATGAATGGTAAAGATATGCATTGTGATTCAAAtgcatattgtttattaataccaGAAACAAGTGATTTTAAATGTGAATGTAAACCTGGTTATAATGGTACTGGTACAAATTGTACTGATGTATGTACTGATTATTGTGACAATGAAGGTACATGTATTAAAGATTTACGTGGACAACCATCATGTAGATGTAGTGGTAGTTTTACTGGCAAACATTGTGAAGAAAAATCTGAATTTTTCTATGTTATGGGTGGTATTGCTGGTggtgttataataattatatttattgtattattagtATGGATGATATGTGTTAGATCAACAAGAAAACGTGAAcctaaaaaaatgattacacCAGCTACTGATCAAAATGGATCacaagttaatttttattatggtgCACCAACACCATATGCTGAATCAATTGCACCATCACATCACAGTACATATGCacattattatgatgatgaagagGATGGTTGGGAGATGCCTAATTTTTACAATGAGACTTATATGAAAG agAGTCTACATAATGGAGGTAAAATGAATAGTTTAGCACGTTCAAATGCTAGTATATATGGCACCAAGGATGATCTTTATGATAGACTGAAACGTCATGCATATTCTGgcaaaaaag aTAAAAGTGACAGTGACAGCGAGGGTCAATGA